One segment of Prionailurus bengalensis isolate Pbe53 chromosome E3, Fcat_Pben_1.1_paternal_pri, whole genome shotgun sequence DNA contains the following:
- the IL32 gene encoding interleukin-32 isoform X2 has translation MWSSKVGRNPIEFMRHQMHQLVDIFCDRTQHQSRGAPDGFNEIMLEAVDLHHHQNNDEESSPLLPEVRQELRSRVLRSSVLDLEEKEHPVVQKTEESFCDRALRLFRRLLYQLQLKWQAALAWLREKVAAGFQAFCNAVEAICSAFNSFCTSVAQVFRSAVQA, from the exons ATGTGGTCCTCCAAG GTGGGCAGAAATCCTATTGAGTTTATGAGGCACCAAATG CACCAGCTGGTGGACATCTTCTGTGACAGGACCCAACACCAATCCCGAGGAGCACCG GATGGCTTCAACGAGATCATGCTGGAAGCCGTGGACCTTCACCATCATCAGAACAACGACGAG GAATCCAGTCCGTTACTTCCCGAAGTGCGGCAGGAGCTACGTTCCAGAGTCTTGAGGTCCTCCGTCCTCGACCTGGAAGAGAAGGAGCACCCCGTGGTCCAGAAGACGGAGGAGAGCTTTTGTGACAGAGCCCTGAGGTTGTTCCGAAGGCTGCTTTACCAACTGCAGCTCAAGTGGCAGGCCGCACTGGCGTGGCTGAGGGAGAAGGTGGCCGCCGGCTTTCAGGCCTTCTGCAACGCGGTGGAGGCCATCTGCAGCGCCTTTAACAGTTTctgcacctcagtggctcaggtGTTCAGGAGCGCCGTCCAGGCCTAG
- the IL32 gene encoding interleukin-32 isoform X1, translating into MWSSKVGRNPIEFMRHQMHQLVDIFCDRTQHQSRGAPQQRLRLGEVEDGFNEIMLEAVDLHHHQNNDEESSPLLPEVRQELRSRVLRSSVLDLEEKEHPVVQKTEESFCDRALRLFRRLLYQLQLKWQAALAWLREKVAAGFQAFCNAVEAICSAFNSFCTSVAQVFRSAVQA; encoded by the exons ATGTGGTCCTCCAAG GTGGGCAGAAATCCTATTGAGTTTATGAGGCACCAAATG CACCAGCTGGTGGACATCTTCTGTGACAGGACCCAACACCAATCCCGAGGAGCACCG caaCAGAGGCTCAGGCTGGGAGAGGTGGAG GATGGCTTCAACGAGATCATGCTGGAAGCCGTGGACCTTCACCATCATCAGAACAACGACGAG GAATCCAGTCCGTTACTTCCCGAAGTGCGGCAGGAGCTACGTTCCAGAGTCTTGAGGTCCTCCGTCCTCGACCTGGAAGAGAAGGAGCACCCCGTGGTCCAGAAGACGGAGGAGAGCTTTTGTGACAGAGCCCTGAGGTTGTTCCGAAGGCTGCTTTACCAACTGCAGCTCAAGTGGCAGGCCGCACTGGCGTGGCTGAGGGAGAAGGTGGCCGCCGGCTTTCAGGCCTTCTGCAACGCGGTGGAGGCCATCTGCAGCGCCTTTAACAGTTTctgcacctcagtggctcaggtGTTCAGGAGCGCCGTCCAGGCCTAG
- the IL32 gene encoding interleukin-32 isoform X3 encodes MRHQMHQLVDIFCDRTQHQSRGAPQQRLRLGEVEDGFNEIMLEAVDLHHHQNNDEESSPLLPEVRQELRSRVLRSSVLDLEEKEHPVVQKTEESFCDRALRLFRRLLYQLQLKWQAALAWLREKVAAGFQAFCNAVEAICSAFNSFCTSVAQVFRSAVQA; translated from the exons ATGAGGCACCAAATG CACCAGCTGGTGGACATCTTCTGTGACAGGACCCAACACCAATCCCGAGGAGCACCG caaCAGAGGCTCAGGCTGGGAGAGGTGGAG GATGGCTTCAACGAGATCATGCTGGAAGCCGTGGACCTTCACCATCATCAGAACAACGACGAG GAATCCAGTCCGTTACTTCCCGAAGTGCGGCAGGAGCTACGTTCCAGAGTCTTGAGGTCCTCCGTCCTCGACCTGGAAGAGAAGGAGCACCCCGTGGTCCAGAAGACGGAGGAGAGCTTTTGTGACAGAGCCCTGAGGTTGTTCCGAAGGCTGCTTTACCAACTGCAGCTCAAGTGGCAGGCCGCACTGGCGTGGCTGAGGGAGAAGGTGGCCGCCGGCTTTCAGGCCTTCTGCAACGCGGTGGAGGCCATCTGCAGCGCCTTTAACAGTTTctgcacctcagtggctcaggtGTTCAGGAGCGCCGTCCAGGCCTAG
- the IL32 gene encoding interleukin-32 isoform X4, protein MRHQMHQLVDIFCDRTQHQSRGAPDGFNEIMLEAVDLHHHQNNDEESSPLLPEVRQELRSRVLRSSVLDLEEKEHPVVQKTEESFCDRALRLFRRLLYQLQLKWQAALAWLREKVAAGFQAFCNAVEAICSAFNSFCTSVAQVFRSAVQA, encoded by the exons ATGAGGCACCAAATG CACCAGCTGGTGGACATCTTCTGTGACAGGACCCAACACCAATCCCGAGGAGCACCG GATGGCTTCAACGAGATCATGCTGGAAGCCGTGGACCTTCACCATCATCAGAACAACGACGAG GAATCCAGTCCGTTACTTCCCGAAGTGCGGCAGGAGCTACGTTCCAGAGTCTTGAGGTCCTCCGTCCTCGACCTGGAAGAGAAGGAGCACCCCGTGGTCCAGAAGACGGAGGAGAGCTTTTGTGACAGAGCCCTGAGGTTGTTCCGAAGGCTGCTTTACCAACTGCAGCTCAAGTGGCAGGCCGCACTGGCGTGGCTGAGGGAGAAGGTGGCCGCCGGCTTTCAGGCCTTCTGCAACGCGGTGGAGGCCATCTGCAGCGCCTTTAACAGTTTctgcacctcagtggctcaggtGTTCAGGAGCGCCGTCCAGGCCTAG